Below is a window of Fusobacterium perfoetens DNA.
TCGACAAAATCGACGTTGCACCAGAAGAAAGAGAAAGAGGAATAACAATCAACACAGCTCACATTGAGTATACAACAGAAAAAAGACACTATGCTCACGTTGACTGTCCAGGACATGCTGACTACGTTAAAAACATGATCACAGGAGCAGCTCAAATGGACGGAGCAATCCTAGTTGTATCAGCAGCTGATGGACCAATGCCTCAAACAAGAGAACACA
It encodes the following:
- a CDS encoding GTP-binding protein, which codes for MAKEKFDRSKPHVNIGTIGHVDHGKTTTTAAISKVLSDRGLAEKVDFDKIDVAPEERERGITINTAHIEYTTEKRHYAHVDCPGHADYVKNMITGAAQMDGAILVVSAADGPMPQTREH